A stretch of DNA from Thermanaerosceptrum fracticalcis:
TTGATGATTTTCCCCCGCTTCTGTTTTATCATCTCTTTACCCACTGCCTGGGCACAAAAGAATACCCCTTTTAAATCAACATTAAGTACCCTGTCCCAATCTTCCTCAGTTATATCCTCCGCCTTTTTGGTAAGGGCCGTACCGGCATTATTTACTAAGATATCAACACGACCAAAGTGATTAATTGTTTTCTCAACCATATTCTGTATCTGATCAAGGCTGGTCACATCAGTGGAAACAGGCAAGGCTTCCCTCCCCAATCCCTTGATCTCCGCCGCCGTTCCCTCACAATCTGCCTGGTTCCGGCTCACCACTATAATATTGGCTCCGTATCTGGCCAAAGCCACGGCTAAGCCGTAGCCAATGCCTTTGGTGGCTCCTGTCACGATAGCGACTTTGCCGGACAAATCAAAATGAGTACCGGCCATAAAAACCTCCATCTCGCGCCGCCGGTGCGGGCGACACAAATAGTAATGAAAACAGGTGCACACCCACCCTGATTACAGTACAATCTGTCTGAGGAGAAGGCACACTACAAAGCACGGTGAGGCGAGTTGCAGACTGCCTCTTGGCTTAAATCAGTATAAAAACCAGTGTAAGGATCGCCTTACAAGCACAAATAAGTGGTGCCATGAGGCCGCACGCTAATCATTGTTTTAACTCAGCGTTAAATGTGCGGCGATCCAGTCACTGTCTTCTCCCTCACAATTTCATTGCAAGGAGGGAGAATTCTGAGAATCGTTTATCCCATCTGTTGTGGCGTCGATGTACACAAGACATTTCTCGTCGCTACGCTCATCACAACGCAGGGTATCGTTCCGAGTTACAAAAAAAAGCGTTTTTCTACCTTTAACAAATCCATTCTGGCGTTTAAGCAGTGGCTGATTGACAACAACTGCTTTGACGTTTGCATGGAGAGCACCGGGAAGTATTATGTTCCCATATACAATTTGCTGGAGGACAGCATCCGGGTTACCGTCGCCAACCCCAAGTGGGTTGCTGCTGTTAAGGGCAACAAGGATGATGTCAAGGATTCCAAGTGGATCGGCGATCTTTTTCGCCTCGGTCTGGTTCCCGGTAGCTTTATCCCGTCCAAGAACATCCGCATTTTGCGGGAGTATACGCGATACCGCTTCAAGCTCGTTTCCTGTAAATCCAGCGAAAAGAACCGCTTTCAGAACGCTTTCACCGTTTGCAATGTCGCCCTTGATGCTGTCGTTTCCGACATGTTTGGCAAATCTGCCTCTTCCATCACGGACTACCTTGTAAACTCGGATTCTTTCGATCCAAAACATTGCGTTTCCTTGCTGCAACGCTCCTTGAAGAAGAAAGCCGACGAGGTCATCGAATCTATTGAGGGTTTTCAAATGTCTGCGGAACAGAAGACACGCATCCGTTTCGTCCGCAAACACTTGGATTTCGTGGAGCAGCTCATTGCCGACCTCGACCAAACCATCGCCCGGTTGGCTGCACCCTTGGAAAGCGCCATTGCCCTACTGTGTACCATTCCCGGAGTTGACCGTAACATAGCCATTACGATCCTCTCCGAAATTGGTACGGATATGTCTCAGTTCTCATCCTCGAAACGCTTATGCTGCTGGGGGGGACTAACGCCCGGCAACAATCAATCCGCAGGCAAAAAGAAGTCCGTTCGCATTACGAGGGCCGGGGTTTATCTCAAGCCCACGCTCGTGCAAGCAGCCCATGCCGCTGTAAAATCGAATTCTTCCGCTTACTACCGTATCAAATATGAGCGGATATCCAAGCGCCGAGGGAAGAAACGAGCCATAATCGCCATTGCCAGAATGATACTTACAGCCACTTATCATATGCTCCAATCAGGTGAAGTCTTCAATCCTTGTGACCTCTACCATGTTGATATGCCGGTGGAGCTTCGCAATAAGCAAAAGGAGAAAGCTTTGAGGCAAGCTGCTAAACTCTTGGTTGCCCATGGTATCGTAAACCCCGAACATATCACGCTGCCTGCTTAATCTTTCTGCGCTCTGCTTCCGTTAGGGCTTGTTTGCTATACCCTTTTTTAAGCTCAGGGGTCTTCGACGCTTGTCGAGAATGTTTTCACGCTACTCCCCCTCAATATATAGATATAAAACAAAAGCACAAAGTAAACGGTCCCCTAACATCCCTTATAGAAATTATATCTTTTCCTGGACATAAATAGGAGCAGGCGTTAAACCTGCCCCTTTTTTATTAACCTACTTTACAGGCTGTCTTTTTATTGCTTTTTTCCTTAACCACTTCTGCCCCCATGGCCAGGGCCTGAGCATTCAAGGGGAGTAAATGGTGCTTGTTCTCCGGCAGCACTTTCTTTAATGATTCCATGACGGAAAGGGGCTTGATGAGAGGCTCTGCCTGTAACAGGGCTCCCAGCATCACCATATTGGCTACACGGGATTCACCCAGGACACCTGCTTTTTCGTTGACGGGAACATAATAAACAGTAATGTCAGTGCGCTTGGCAGGCCGGTCAATCAATGATGAGTTGATGAATAATATCCCCCCGGGTTTGAGCAGGGGTTCAAACTTATCCAGGGATGGCCTGTTCATGGCTACCACTATATCAGGTTCTGTTACCAGAGGTGAGCTGATGGGGGAGCTGGAGATGGTTACGGAACAGTTGGCCGTTCCGCCTCTCATTTCCGGGCCATAGGAAGGTATCCAGGCTACTTCTTTTCCTTCCAGCATTCCTCCATAAACCAGGAGCTGACCCATGGACATAACACCCTGGCCGCCAAAACCGGCCAGTATCATTTGCTTCAACATCTTACTTCGCCTCCTCTGCAGATTTAAATTTTCCCAAGGGATAATAGGCAATCATCTCTTTTTTTATCCAGTCAAGAGCTTCCACAGGCGTCATATGCCAGTTGGTAGGACAGGCGGAAAGCACTTCTACCAGCGAGAAGCCTTTGCCTTCCACTTGCACCTGGAAGGCCTCTTTAATGGCTTTCTTGGTTTCCCGTACATGCTTGGGGTCATGAACAGATGTACGGGCAATATAGGTAACACCGGGGAGCGTGGCCAACATTTCACTCATCCGGATAGGATAACCTGCGCTCTTGGGGTTACGTCCCTGGGGTGACGTCGTGGTTTCCTGCCCGATGAGGGTAGTGGGCGCCATCTGTCCTCCCGTCATGCCATAAATAGCGTTATTCACAAAGATTACGGTGATATTTTCGCCCCGGGCGGCGGCGTGAATGATTTCCGCAGCTCCGATGGAAGCAAGGTCACCATCCCCCTGGTAGGTAAAAACAATACTTTCCGGGCGAGACCGCTTGACACCGGTAGCCACCGCAGGAGCACGGCCGTGGGCCGCCTGGATAGCATCCACATCAAAATAGTCATAGGCGAACACTGAGCAGCCAACGGAAGCAATGGCAATGGTTTTCTCCTGTAATTCCAATTCATCCAGGACCTCGGCCACGAGACGGTGAATAATGCCGTGGTGACAGCCGGGGCAGTAATGGAATTTTTGCTGGATCAGGGATTTGGGACGTTCAAATACTACTGCCATCTTACTTCACCTCCCCGTAAGTTTTGGCTAAACGTTTAATTTCTTCATATATGGCACGGGCCGTAGGTACCATGCCGCCCACCCGTCCGTAAAACTCCACCGGTAAACGTCCATTTAACGAAAGCCGAACATCTTCCACCATTTGGCCTAGGCTCATCTCTACCGTTAACACGGCCTTAGCCTGGACTGTCGCTTGGTTCAGCTCTTTTTCAGGATACGGCCAGAGGGTTATGGGCCGGAAAACCCCTGCTTTGATTCCTTCTTCCCGGGCCATATCCACAGCGGCTTTAGCCACTCTGGCGATCATGCCATAGGCTGCCACCACTATTTCCGCATCGTCGGTAAGGTACGATTCAGACCTTGTTTCTTTAGCCTTAATCTCCTGGTACTTTCTCTCCAAATGGCGATTGTGTTTCTCCAGTTTTTCCGGGTCTAAATAAAGAGAGTTAATGATATTTTTGGTACGACCCATTTTCCCTGTTACTGCCCATGGTTTCTCCCCGGCTTCCAGGGTCCTTTCGCTACCTAAATCCACTGGTTCCATCATCTGGCCCAGGATACCATCACCGAGAATCATTACCGGTATGCGATACTTTTCGGCCAGGTCAAAGCCTTCTTTTACCAGGTCCACAATTTCCTGTACGGAAGCCGGAGCCAGTACAAGGAGGCGATAATCGCCATGGCCCCCGCCTTTAGTGGCCTGAAAGTAATCGGACTGAGAAGGCTGAATGCCTCCTAAGCCGGGACCACCCCGCATGATATTGACAATGACACAGGGGAGCTCAGAACCCGCCAGATAAGAGATACCTTCCTGTTTTAAGCTGATTCCCGGACTGGAAGACGAAGTCATCACCCTGGCTCCGGTACTGGCTGCACCATAAACCATATTGATGGCGGCTACTTCACTTTCCGCCTGGAGGTATACACCCCCTACCTGGGGTAAGCGGCGGGAAAGATATTCCGGCAGCTCACTCTGGGGAGTAATAGGATAACCAAAGAAATAACGGCAGCCTGCCTTTATGGCCGCTTCACCTATGGCTTCATTCCCTTTCATTAAAACCTTGCTCATGCTTTCCCCTCCTTCTCCACAGTAATGACCACATCAGGGCACATCCAGGCACAGAAAGCACAGCCGATACATTTTGTCATATCGGTGACCTGAGCAGGATGATACCCCATAGCATTAATGTGACTACCCATTTCGATAATCCCTTTGGGACATGCCTGCTTACATAATTCACAACCTTTGCACAATTCCTCCCGGAAACTAACTTTAGCCATCACAACACCTCCTAAACATTGAAAACTCACATCAGGCCGAAGATTCTGGAATTAGATTACCCTTTACTACATCACCAAACTGTTTTATAAACTGTACTAGTAAAGCACCACTTCCTCCCTTTAATATAACAGGTGTTATATTTTGAAAATATAATATAACAAGCAAAAGTTTAGGGACGACCCTTGGCGGATCGTCCCTTTTTTAAAAAAGTAATGGAGTTTTGCAAGCCCGTAATCCAAAGATTTGCGGATATACACAGGCAATACCCCCATTTAACTATATAGCTTCACTATTAATATATCATAAAACACTCTGAAAAGTTCAAAATTATACAGAATACATTTCGACAGATTTAGTTGGTAGTTGTTAGTTGTTAGTTATCTTCCTTAACTCCTTTCTCACGGCCTCGCCCATGGCCCGGGTCCCTACCAGTTGAGTGCCGGGAGACCAGATATCGCCCGTACGCAGGCCCTGATCCAGGACGTTGCTGACGGCCTTTTCAATGGCCAGGGCAGCTTCTCCCCGGTTAAAGGAAATGCGCAGCATCATGGCCACAGAGAGTATGGTAGCCAGGGGGTTAGCCTTGTCCTGACCTGCTATGTCAGGAGCTGAACCGTGGGCCGGTTCATACAACGCGGGTCCTTCCCCAATACTGGCGGATGGCAGCATCCCCAGGGAACCCCCTAAGACAGAGGCTTGATCTGAAAGGATATCACCAAACATGTTTTCCGTCACAATAATATCAAACTGGGCGGGATTGAGGCATAGCTGCATAGCGCAGTTATCCACATATAAGTGATTAAGATTTATCTCCGGGTAATCCTTCGCTATTTCTTCCACAGTTTTGCGCCAGAGGCGGGAAGTATCCAAGACATTGGCTTTATCTACAGAAGTAACTATCTTTCTTCGTTTACCGGCTAAAGAAAAGGCGACCTTAGCTATCCGGGCAATTTCCGGAGTGGAGTACTCAATAGTATCATAAGCTTTGATTCCGCCCAGGATAGCTTCCTGACCCCTTTTCCCAAAATAGGCGCCTCCGATCAATTCCCGAACGACGATTAAGTCTACCCCTGCAAGTTTTTCATTCTTCAAAGGTGATTGTTGAATGAGCTGAGGCCAGCATTTGACGGGGCGCAGGTTAGCATAGAGGTTCAGTGCCTTACGGATACCCAGGAGGCCTTTCTCCGGGCGCTTCTCCCCCGGCAGCTGGTCCCATTTGGGACCTCCCACTGCTCCTAAAAGCACAGCATCACTCTGCAGGACCAGTTCTTTGGTTTCCTCCGGGAAAGGCTCACCGGTGGCATCAATAGCCGCCCCGCCTAACAAACCCGTTTGCGTGGTGTAAGTAAAGTCATATTTATCCTTGATGACTTCCAGTACACAAAGAGCCTGTTCAATAATTTCCGGCCCAATACCGTCACCGGGAAGGACCGCCAGTTTAACCACGGTTCTTCACCTTCTCTCTCACATAGGGAATGAGCCCGCCTTTTCCCAGAATTTCTAACATAAAGGGCGGAAAAGGCTCTCCCCGGAAGACAGTACCTGTCGTAAGGTCTTTTATCTCACCGGAAACCGGGTCTACTCCAAGTTTACTCCCTTCTTGCACGGTCCTGGAAACTTCCGGAGCAACAATAATAGGCAGGCCGATATTAATGGCATTGCGGTAGAAGATACGGGCGAAGCTTTCGGCAATGACACAACTGAAACCGGCGGCCTTCAGGGCGATGGGTGCATGCTCCCGGGAACTGCCGCAGCCAAAGTTTTTACCTGCTACCAGAATATCTCCCGCTTTAACCCTTTCCAGCAGATTTGGTATTAAGTCTTCCAAACAGTGCTGGGCGAGAAACTCCGGCTCCGACCTGTTGAGGTAACGGGCAGCAATGATCAGGTCCGTATCCACATCATGGCCTACTTTCCAGACCTGCCCGCTGATTTTATTCCCTGCCATCACGCCACCTCCTCTGGAGAACCAATCCGGCCCAGTATGGCCGAGGCAGCGGCAATGGCCGGACTGGAGAGATACACTTCACTTTCCGGGTGACCCATCCTGCCCACAAAATTGCGGTTTGTGGTAGAGATGGCCTTTTCTCCTTTAGCCAAAATCCCCATATAGCCCCCCAGGCAGGGACCGCAGGTAGGTGTGCTCACCACTGCACCGGCATTGACGAATATCTCTACCAATCCTTCCTTCACAGCCCGGAGATAGATTTCCTGGGTTCCGGGTATGACAATGGCCCGGACTTCCGGGTGAATCTTTTTACCTTTAATAATCTCCGCTGCCACCACCAGGTCTTCCCAGCGCCCGTTGGTACAGGAACCGATCACCGCCTGGTCAATCTTCACCTGTGTGGCCTGGGAGACAGGACGGGTGTTGGAAGGAAGGTGGGGAAAAGCTACCTGGGGTTCCAGGTTGGTAACATCGATTTCTATGACCTCACTGTAAGCAGCATCTGGGTCACTGGTATAAACCTTCCAGGGCTTTTGGGCCCGTTCTTTCACATAAGCTAAGGTTTTTTCGTCCGGTTCAATGATGCCATTTTTGGCCCCGGCTTCAATGGCCATATTGGCCATGGTCAGGCGGCCGTCCATGGATAAGTCCCTGATGGCTTCTCCCGTAAATTCCATGGCTTTATACTGCGCACCATCTACACCAATTTTTCCGATAATGGCTAAGATATAATCTTTCCCTGTCACCCATGGGTTCCTGGGTTTCCCTTTGAGAATAAACTTGATGCTCTCGGGTACGCGGAACCAGATTTCTCCTGTAGCCATACCTACGGCCAGGTCTGTACTTCCCACCCCCGTGGCAAAGGCGCCCAGGCCCCCGTAAGTACAAGTATGGGAATCGGCGCCTATCACCACGTCCCCAGGAACGACCAGGCCCTGTTCCGGTAAAAAGCAGTGTTCTATGCCGTTGCGCCCAACTTCATAATAATGGGTTAATCCCTGCTCCCGGGAAAACTCTTTAATTTCCAGGCACTGCTGGGCCGAGGGTATATCTTTGGCCGGGGCAAAATGGTCGGGAATCAAGACCACTTTGTCTTTGTCAAATACCCTGTCAACGCCGATTTTTCTAAATTCCTTGATGGCCAAGGGTCCTGTAATATCATTGGCCAATACCAGGTCCAGTTTTACGTTGATCAGTTCTCCCGGAGAAACTTCGGCTAAACCTGCATGGTCCGCCAGGATTTTCTCCGTGATTGTCATCCCCATTGTATTCTCCCCCTTCATTCGTTAACAGCAGGCAGGGCTACCATTTCTTTATAGGTCGCGGCAATTTTGTTGAGGGCATTGATATAAGCCCGGGCGCTAGCTTCGATGATATCTACGCTTAATCCCCTGCCCATAAAGGTTCGGTCACCGATTTCCACCCGTACTACCACTTCACCCTGGGCATCGGTTCCTCCCGTAACGGCGCTGATACTGTAGGAATCAAGCCTCACAGGCAGTTTGACAATTTTATCGATAGCCCGGTAGGTGGCTTCCACCGGTCCATCGGCACAGGCAGCCTCCTCTACCAGGCGGCCCTCAATCTCCAGCCCCACAGTAGCTGTGGGCGAGATATTGGTACCAATGGAAACCTGCAGGTTAGCAAGCTTATAAATCTCTTCACCGCTCCCGACAACCTGGCTATCCACCAAAGCAATTAAGTCTTCGTCCAGTATTTCTTTTTTGCGGTCAGCTAGCTGCTTAAATTCCCGGAAGGCTTTGTCCAGAGCTTCCCCTTCCAGGTCATAGCCCAGTTCCTGGAGCTGCAGCTTTAAGGCATGCCGCCCCGAATGTTTGCCTAAGACCAGTTTATTGCTGCTGATTCCCACCAGCTCGGGATTCATAATTTCGTAGGTTTCTCTTTCTTTAATCACGCCGTCCTGATGAATACCTGATTCATGGGCAAAGGCATTTCTTCCCACAATGGCTTTATTGGGCTGGATCAACATACCCGTTAAAGTACTCACCATCCGGCTGGTACGGTAAATCTCCCGGGTATTGATGCCGGTGGTAAACCCTAAATAATTTCTCCTGGTGTATAAGGCCATCACCACTTCTTCTAAAGAAGCGTTACCGGCCCTCTCACCGATACCGTTAACAGCAACTTCTACCTGCTGGGCGCCATTACGAATGGCGGCCAGGGAGTTAGCTACAGCCAAACCTAAATCATTATGACAGTGGACACTAATAATGGCTTTTTCGATATTGGGAACACCCTGACGGATGGCTTTGACAAATTCTCCGAACTCCCAGGGAGTGGCATAACCAACGGTGTCCGGAATATTGATGACATTCGCCCCCGCCTCTATCGCTGCGGTAAAGACCTCGCACAGAAAAGGTATGTCACTGCGGAAGGCGTCTTCCGCCGAAAATTCCACATCCTCCACCAGGCTTTTGGCTAATTTCACACCGGCCACAGCCATTTCCTTCACTTCTGCCTTGGTTTTACGCAGTTTATGCTTCATGTGGATATCCGAGGTAGCCACAAAGGTGTGGATACGGGGACGTTCGGCGCCCTTTACGGCTTCAAAAGCCGCCATAATATCCTCCCTGTTGGTCCTGGCCAACCCGGCGATAATGGGTCCCCGTACCTCGTTGGCAATGCGCTTCACGGACTCAAAATCACCCGGTGAGGCAATGGGAAAACCAGCTTCAATAATGTCAACTCCCAAACGGGCTAACTGGTGGGCTATAGCCAATTTTTCTTCAAGATTAAGACTCACACCAGGGGACTGTTCCCCGTCTCGCAGGGTTGTGTCAAAAATATAGATGCGCTTTTCCGCTTCTCCCATCTCATACCCTCCTTTACTCCCTACCAATCATTTCTGCTAAACCGCAACCGGCCAGCACCATGGGATACACGTTATCTTTAGCCGTAACGATAACCTCCAGTACAGCCAGGCCGGGATGTTGGAGAAATTCACTTACTTTTCCCCTGATTTCTTCCCGCCGGGTGATCTTTAAGGCTAAAGCCCCATAAGCTTTGGCCAGATAATGAAAATCGGGATTCTTTTTAAAATGCACAGCCGCATACCTTCCACCACAGTAATGATCCTGGAGCTGTTTAACCATGCCCAGAGTCTGGTTATTAATGATTAATACCTTAAGGGGTAAGTCCTGCTCCAGAGCGGTTCCCAGTTCAGGCATCCCCATCTGGAAACTCCCGTCTCCTGTGATAACCAGTACTGTATGTCCGGGGCAAGCCACCTGGGCCCCTACAGCGGCAGGAATGCCATAACCCATGGTTCCTAATCCCCCGGAGCTAATGAAGGTCCGGGGTTTTTTCACTTTTAGGAGCTGGGCTGCCCATATCTGGTGCTGTCCCACATCGGTAGTAAAGATGATATTGTCTGGGGCCAGCTCATTGATGGATTTCATGATCTCTGGTACCGTGATTTCGGGATTTTCCCCCTGGTCTTCACCGAAGATAGGCGGAAAAGAAGCAATCTCTTCCCACCACGCTGCATTTTCCTTATTCACTAACCTGCCAACCAACTGATTTAACACGATTTTTAGGTCTCCTACCAAAGGTATATCCACCCGAACATTTTTACCTATTTCTGCCGGATCAATATCGATATGCACAATTTTGGCCCCAGGAGCAAATTTGGCCGTATTTCCGGTAACCCGGTCATCAAAACGCATCCCCAAAGCGACGAACAAATCACAGCGGCTAACGGCCAGGTTTGCCCTGGCTACCCCATAAGTACCCAGCATCCCCAGGGCTAAGGGGTGATCACCGGGAATGGCGCCCAAGCCCATCATGGTACTTACCACGGGTACATTGAGGATTTCCGCTATTTTCGTTAGCTCCTGGCCTGCTCCGGCGCTGATGACCCCACCCCCTGCACAGATTAAGGGGCGTTTGGCATCCATCAAGAGCTGGACTACCTGCTTGATCTGACCGGCATGCCCATTGACATTGGGTTTATAACCCCGCAATTCAATATGGTCACAGGCTTCATACTCCAGAAGACTGGCCGAGACATCTCTGGGAATATCGATGACAACAGGACCAGGGCGGCCGGATCTGGCAATATGAAAGGCCTCTTTCACAATGCGGGGTAACTGACGGGGGTCCTTGACCAGGTAATTATACTTGGTAATGGGATCGGTAATCCCCGTAATATCCACCTCTTGAAAAGCGTCAGTGCCCACCATACTGGTGGAAACCTGCCCTGTAATGACTACCAGGGGAATAGAGTCCATGTAGGCGGTAGCAATACCCGTTACCAGATTAGTTGCCCCCGGCCCGGAAGTGGCCAGGCATACCCCTACCTTACCACTGGCCCTGGCATAACCGCTGGCCTCATGGGCTGCCCCCTGCTCGTGTCGTACAAGCACATGCCTGATCCCCTCTGACTTCATCAGGGCATCATATATCTCCAGGACTGCCCCTCCTGGGTATCCGAAGATAACTTCCACACCTTCCTTTTCCAGACATTTTACCAGTATCTCCGCACCCAGCAGCATGGCATCACACCTCCGATTTCTATCTTCTCTTCAACCAGGGCATATAACTTCTTAGTTCTTTACCAACTGTTTCCACCAAATGTTGTTCATCCATACGTTTGATGGCATTATAACGGGGCCGACCCGCCTGGTTCTCCAAGATCCATTCCTTGGCGAAAGATCCATCCTGAATTTCCCGTAATATCTTTTTCATTTCTTTTCTGGTCTCTTCGTTGATAATACGCCGTCCAATCACCATATCACCATATTCAGCCGTGTCGCTGATAGAGTATCTCATGCCGGCAATACCATCCTCATACATCAGGTCAACAATCAGCTTTAACTCATGGAGGCACTCGAAATAAGCGGATTCTGGCTGGTAACCGGCTTCTACCAGGGTATCAAAACCTGCTCTTACCAGTTCGGTGAGGCCACCGCACAGGACACACTGCTCGCCGAAGAGGTCAGTCTCTGTTTCCTCTTTAAAGGTAGTTAAAAGGACTCCGGCTCTGGTGCAGCCAATGCCTTTGGCGTAAGCCAAACCCAGTTCCATGGCTTTACCGGTAGCGTTCTGGTGTACGGCAATTAAACCGGGGATCCCGATTCCTTCCTTGTATAACCTTCTTACCATATGACCAGGACCCTTGGGGGCCACCATAAAGACATCCACATCAGCAGGAGGTTTAATTTGGCCAAAGTGAATGTTAAAACCATGGGAGAAAACTAAGGCTTTACCGGGAGCCAAACCGGGAAGAATTTCTTTTTTATAGGTTTCCGCCTGTTTTTCATCAGGAATTAAGATCTGGATCACATCAGCCATTTGGGCCGCCTCAGGTACCGTATAAACTTTAAGGCCATCCTCTTCGGCCTTGGCCCAGGAAGCGCTATCCGCTCTTAAGCCAACAATAACGTCAACGCCGCTATCTTTAAGGTTCTGGGCCTGGGCATGACCCTGGCTGCCATAACCGATAACCGCCACTTTTTTCCCTTCCAGGTAACTTAAATTAGCATCGTCATCATAAAACATTTTTGCCATGAGAATCTCCTCCTTCAATTTATCCTTTGTTTTTTTGTGTTTTTCTGTTATTTTTGTCCTCTTACCATAGCCACTTTGCCGGTTCTTACCAGTTCCTGGATGCCAAAGGGCTGGAGAGATTTAATAATAGCCTGGATTTTTTCCTCGTCTCCGGTAGCTTCAATAATGAGAGAACGCCGTCCAATATCGACAATGCGGCAACGGAAAATCTCCACAATCTGCATAATCTCCTGGCGCACCGGGGGGTCAGCCGCCACCTTTAGGAGCAAAAGCTGTCTTTCCACCGTCTCCTCGTTGGTAATATCATTTACCTTGATAACATCTACCTGTTTATTCAGTTGTTTGCTCACCTGCTCGATGACCTTTTCATCACCTTCAACTACCAGGGTGATCCGTGAAACCGTTTTATCTTCAGTTTCACCCACTACCAGGCTCTCAATATTATAGCCTCGGCGGGCAAAAAGTCCTGCAACCCTGGATAAGACACCGGGGTGGTTCTCAACTAATACGGCTAATGTGTGTCTCATCCTGCCACCTCCCTAACATTTCATTGGGTTTTCCTCCAGGAGGCACCATGGGAAATACATTCTCACCGGTATCAACCATACATTCCACAATCACAGGGCCTGGTGTACGCAGGGCCTGGGCTACTACACCTGTGACCTCTTTGGGTTCTGTAATTTTTAAGGCTTTAATGCCATAAGCCTCCGCTAGGCGTACAAAATCCGGGTTGTAGTTAAAAATGGTATGCGCATAATGCCGGTTAAAGAACAACTCCTGCCACTGCCGTACCATACCCAGGCAGGCATTATTTAAGATAAAGATTTTTACAGGCAGCTGGTGTTGAGCCAGGGTCGCCAGTTCCTGGATATTCATCTGAATGCTGCCGTCACCGGTAAAGAGCACCACCATTTCTCCCGGCCGGCCCAGGCTGGCACCGATAGCAGCCGGTAAACCAAAACCCATGGTACCCAGGCCCCCGGAGCTTATAAAGCTGCGTTTCCCTCCCACCGGGTAATACTGGGCAGTAAACCACTGGTGCTGTCCCACATCCGTGACCACAATCACTTTATCCCCGGCATGGTTGGCCACTTCTTCTACTATATGCTGTGGTTTCAGGTTAGGACATTTTTCATATTTCATGGGATATTTCTTTTGCCAATTCTTAATTTCATTCCACCAGTCTTCAGTCTGGAAACGAATATTTCCTTCTTTAAGCACTTTAAGTAAATGGACTAAAAATTTCTGCGCATCACATACGACCGGTATATTGGTTCTTACATTTTTACAAAGTTCAGCGGGGTCTATGTCCACATGGATGATTTGGGCATGAGGTATAAAATTCTGGGGTTTGCCTGTGACCCTATCACTAAAACGGGTCCCGATAGCCAATAAAACATCACATTCACTTAAGGCCAGGTTAGCAGCAGGTAAACCGTGCATTCCCACAATACCTAAACATGCAGGATGGTTCTCAGGCAATGCTCCCTTACCCATAAAGGTAGTTACTACTGGAAGATTGGTGTAGCGTACTAACTGCAGCAACTGCTCCCAGGCCTGGGAGGCTATAACCCCTCCTCCC
This window harbors:
- the leuB gene encoding 3-isopropylmalate dehydrogenase is translated as MVKLAVLPGDGIGPEIIEQALCVLEVIKDKYDFTYTTQTGLLGGAAIDATGEPFPEETKELVLQSDAVLLGAVGGPKWDQLPGEKRPEKGLLGIRKALNLYANLRPVKCWPQLIQQSPLKNEKLAGVDLIVVRELIGGAYFGKRGQEAILGGIKAYDTIEYSTPEIARIAKVAFSLAGKRRKIVTSVDKANVLDTSRLWRKTVEEIAKDYPEINLNHLYVDNCAMQLCLNPAQFDIIVTENMFGDILSDQASVLGGSLGMLPSASIGEGPALYEPAHGSAPDIAGQDKANPLATILSVAMMLRISFNRGEAALAIEKAVSNVLDQGLRTGDIWSPGTQLVGTRAMGEAVRKELRKITNN
- a CDS encoding 3-isopropylmalate dehydratase small subunit encodes the protein MAGNKISGQVWKVGHDVDTDLIIAARYLNRSEPEFLAQHCLEDLIPNLLERVKAGDILVAGKNFGCGSSREHAPIALKAAGFSCVIAESFARIFYRNAINIGLPIIVAPEVSRTVQEGSKLGVDPVSGEIKDLTTGTVFRGEPFPPFMLEILGKGGLIPYVREKVKNRG
- the leuC gene encoding 3-isopropylmalate dehydratase large subunit; its protein translation is MGMTITEKILADHAGLAEVSPGELINVKLDLVLANDITGPLAIKEFRKIGVDRVFDKDKVVLIPDHFAPAKDIPSAQQCLEIKEFSREQGLTHYYEVGRNGIEHCFLPEQGLVVPGDVVIGADSHTCTYGGLGAFATGVGSTDLAVGMATGEIWFRVPESIKFILKGKPRNPWVTGKDYILAIIGKIGVDGAQYKAMEFTGEAIRDLSMDGRLTMANMAIEAGAKNGIIEPDEKTLAYVKERAQKPWKVYTSDPDAAYSEVIEIDVTNLEPQVAFPHLPSNTRPVSQATQVKIDQAVIGSCTNGRWEDLVVAAEIIKGKKIHPEVRAIVIPGTQEIYLRAVKEGLVEIFVNAGAVVSTPTCGPCLGGYMGILAKGEKAISTTNRNFVGRMGHPESEVYLSSPAIAAASAILGRIGSPEEVA
- a CDS encoding 2-isopropylmalate synthase: MGEAEKRIYIFDTTLRDGEQSPGVSLNLEEKLAIAHQLARLGVDIIEAGFPIASPGDFESVKRIANEVRGPIIAGLARTNREDIMAAFEAVKGAERPRIHTFVATSDIHMKHKLRKTKAEVKEMAVAGVKLAKSLVEDVEFSAEDAFRSDIPFLCEVFTAAIEAGANVINIPDTVGYATPWEFGEFVKAIRQGVPNIEKAIISVHCHNDLGLAVANSLAAIRNGAQQVEVAVNGIGERAGNASLEEVVMALYTRRNYLGFTTGINTREIYRTSRMVSTLTGMLIQPNKAIVGRNAFAHESGIHQDGVIKERETYEIMNPELVGISSNKLVLGKHSGRHALKLQLQELGYDLEGEALDKAFREFKQLADRKKEILDEDLIALVDSQVVGSGEEIYKLANLQVSIGTNISPTATVGLEIEGRLVEEAACADGPVEATYRAIDKIVKLPVRLDSYSISAVTGGTDAQGEVVVRVEIGDRTFMGRGLSVDIIEASARAYINALNKIAATYKEMVALPAVNE